The proteins below come from a single Xiphophorus hellerii strain 12219 chromosome 14, Xiphophorus_hellerii-4.1, whole genome shotgun sequence genomic window:
- the LOC116732476 gene encoding serine protease 27-like, with amino-acid sequence MTLQTFSAFIVLTSLVCNGCLAQQQPRCGIVTKAPRIVGGQDASPGRWPWQVSIQGANGHFCGGSLITDQWVLTAAHCIGGNILSSQVHLGAYNLSQSNPNEEIRGIAQSVVHPYYNPHTVDNDIALLQLSASVNFTDYIQPVCLASHNSTFHEGTHSWVTGFGDLGNGMFPDILQEVEIPIIGNNKCSCYNQGFATITENMMCAGLDQGGKDSCQGDSGGPLVMYNSHVWVQGGVVSFGYGCAIPMKPGVYSRVSNYQEWISNRVTGMRPGFADFISSGSDDDLSFSCPTSTPTTFMPPTFMPSTTDDSLFGSGENLSHFTHLVALSALALILHVFVGSGGM; translated from the exons ATGACTCTTCAAACGTTTTCTGCGTTCATTGTGTTGACCAGTCTCGTATGCAATg GTTGTCTGGCACAACAGCAGCCAA GGTGTGGTATTGTAACTAAAGCACCCCGGATTGTTGGGGGTCAGGATGCATCCCCGGGCCGTTGGCCATGGCAGGTCAGCATACAGGGAGCTAATGGTCACTTCTGTGGAGGATCCCTGATCACCGACCAGTGGGTGTTGACCGCGGCCCACTGCATTGGAGG TAACATCCTCAGTTCTCAAGTTCATCTGGGTGCCTACAATTTATCGCAATCCAACCCCAATGAAGAGATTCGGGGGATCGCACAATCCGTCGTCCATCCCTATTACAACCCTCATACTGTGGACAACGACAtcgctctgctgcagctgtcgGCTAGCGTCAATTTCACAGACTACATTCAGCCGGTGTGCCTAGCTTCACATAACAGCACCTTTCATGAGGGTACCCACAGCTGGGTCACTGGTTTTGGTGACCTTG GTAATGGGATGTTCCCTGACATCCTGCAGGAGGTTGAAATACCGATCATTGGAAATAACAAGTGCTCATGCTACAATCAAGGCTTTGCCACCATCACAGAGAACATGATGTGTGCTGGCCTTGATCAGGGAGGAAAGGACTCGTGTCAG GGAGACTCGGGAGGACCGCTGGTGATGTACAACAGTCATGTGTGGGTCCAGGGTGGGGTGGTGAGTTTTGGTTATGGCTGCGCCATTCCAATGAAACCCGGCGTCTACTCTCGAGTGTCCAACTATCAGGAGTGGATCAGCAACAGGGTCACTGGCATGAGACCGGGCTTTGCCGATTTCATCTCCAGTGGCTCAGATGATGACTTGTCCTTCTCCTGCCCTACCTCCACGCCTACTACCTTCATGCCTCCTACCTTTATGCCTTCCACCACTGATGACAGCCTCTTTGGCAGTGGTGAAAACCTGAGTCACTTCACTCACCTCGTGGCTCTCTCTGCACTTGCGCTCATTCTCCATGTCTTTGTCGGCAGCGGTGGAATGTAa
- the LOC116732477 gene encoding serine protease 27-like, whose product MAFPKLTGLVLVTLLLYSGCQSQPFECGRLTTNTRIIGGLDAYLGTWPWQASLHQNGFAFCGGSLISHQWVLTAAHCVTWYDLFVTEVQLGTVELDAVSPHRVNLRLAQIICHPAYDSETFNNDICLLRLSKPVKFTKYIQPICLASETSDIHDGKKAWVTGFGVTATGSSSNKLKEVDVPIIGRKRCRCYYKQTASITDNMICAGYFDGRKDSCQGDSGGPLMIKKGRKWVQAGIVSMGEGCALPLSPGVYTRVSQYETWIKDMVTGTTPGFVTFTSPGIDKDLSYFCHLNGTVDEKSFGGGENLSPFNHSLAFSVLATFLHVFFGKEYI is encoded by the exons ATGGCTTTCCCAAAGCTGACTGGGTTAGTCCTGGTGACCCTGCTGCTGTACAGTG GTTGTCAGTCGCAGCCGTTTG AATGTGGCCGTCTGACGACCAACACTCGAATTATTGGGGGTTTAGATGCATATCTTGGGACGTGGCCATGGCAGGCAAGTTTGCATCAGAATGGTTTTGCATTCTGTGGAGGATCGCTGATCAGCCATCAATGGGTCCTGACTGCTGCTCACTGTGTAACATG GTATGACCTTTTCGTCACAGAAGTCCAGCTGGGTACTGTAGAACTGGATGCTGTCAGCCCCCACCGGGTGAATCTAAGACTTGCTCAAATCATCTGCCATCCTGCGTACGACTCTGAGACATTTAACAATGACATTTGTCTTCTGAGGCTTTCAAAGCCTGTCAAGTTCACCAAGTACATCCAACCAATCTGCTTAGCTTCTGAAACCAGCGATATCCATGACGGGAAAAAGGCCTGGGTTACTGGTTTTGGTGTGACTG CAACTGGATCATCATCCAACAAGTTGAAGGAGGTAGATGTACCAATTATTGGAAGAAAGAGGTGTAGATGCTACTATAAACAGACTGCCTCAATCACAGACAACATGATATGTGCTGGATATTTTGATGGAAGAAAGGACTCATGTCAG GGAGACTCAGGGGGCCCACTAATGATAAAAAAGGGCCGCAAGTGGGTCCAGGCTGGGATCGTGAGCATGGGTGAAGGCTGTGCCCTCCCACTGTCACCTGGAGTCTACACTCGAGTGTCCCAGTATGAGACTTGGATCAAAGACATGGTCACTGGCACGACACCGGGCTTTGTCACCTTCACTTCTCCTGGCATTGACAAGGatttaagttacttttgtcaCCTCAATGGGACGGTTGACGAGAAATCTTTTGGTGGTGGTGAAAACCTGAGTCCTTTCAATCACTCATTGGCGTTCTCTGTTCTTGCAACATTTCTCCATGTATTTTTTGGCaaagaatacatttaa
- the LOC116733191 gene encoding serine protease 27-like, whose protein sequence is MDLQKLFGNFVLILLLSNGCQSQEPACGKAAGSKSRIIGGQDAQLGDWPWQVYFTVDDSSCGGSLISNEWVLTAAHCITRDDLNHTEVQLGVVQLDNVSNSTKVIRRLSEIICHPEHDSLTSENDICLLKLSAPVDFTPYIQPICLASENSTFHDGLLSWVTGFGDTVGNNRCMCYYSETFMIHLLFNANLNPNNYMCAGLKEGGKDSCQGDSGGPLMVQLQNSSQWVQAGIVSFGEGCAVPMKPGVYTRVSQYQSWISDTVTGMDPGFVTFTSAGIDSDLHFTCTTTTTTTTTTTTTAHTTTPSMTTDDSIFGSGETLSHFTHFMGIAVLALFLHFLVGGAWK, encoded by the exons atggatCTCCAAAAGCTGTTTGGAAACTTTGTGCTGATCCTTCTGTTATCCAATG GTTGTCAATCACAGGAGCCTG CGTGTGGCAAAGCAGCTGGAAGCAAGTCGCGAATCATTGGGGGTCAAGATGCCCAGCTGGGGGACTGGCCCTGGCAGGTATATTTTACTGTAGATGATTCCTCCTGTGGAGGGTCGCTGATAAGCAATGAATGGGTGCTAACAGCTGCTCACTGCATAACAAG aGACGACCTCAACCATACAGAAGTCCAACTTGGTGTTGTACAACTAGACAACGTTTCCAACTCGACTAAAGTGATTCGAAGACTCTCTGAAATCATCTGCCATCCTGAGCACGACTCTTTGACATCTGAAAATGACATCTGTCTTCTGAAGCTTTCGGCTCCTGTTGACTTTACTCCCTACATCCAGCCGATCTGCTTGGCCTCAGAGAACAGCACTTTCCATGATGGCCTTCTGAGCTGGGTCACTGGTTTTGGCGACACTG TTGGAAACAACCGATGCATGTGCTACTATTCCGAAACATTCATGATACATCTTCTTTTCAATGCTAACCTAAACCCAAATAACTACATGTGTGCTGGACTTAAAGAGGGAGGAAAGGACTCCTGTCAG GGAGATTCAGGCGGACCTCTGATGGTTCAACTCCAGAATAGCTCTCAGTGGGTCCAAGCAGGGATTGTGAGCTTTGGTGAGGGATGTGCTGTCCCAATGAAACCAGGCGTCTACACCCGAGTGTCCCAGTACCAGAGCTGGATCAGCGATACGGTCACTGGCATGGATCCAGGCTTCGTTACCTTCACCTCGGCCGGCATCGACAGCGACCTACACTTCACCtgtactactactactactactaccaccaccaccactacCACCGCCCACACCACCACTCCCAGTATGACCACTGATGACAGTATTTTTGGCAGTGGGGAAACCCTGAGCCACTTCACTCACTTCATGGGAATTGCTGTTCTTGCTCTATTCCTTCATTTCCTTGTGGGCGGTGCTTGGaagtaa